A region of Clostridia bacterium DNA encodes the following proteins:
- a CDS encoding amino acid adenylation domain-containing protein, producing the protein MSILEFLTHLRELGVKLWLEEGALRYQAPKGVVSKELLGELSNRKNEVISFLKQVKMEAQAVKEPIKRISRDEGEDLPLSFSQQSMWFFDQFTKGNPVFNISNAVKMSGIPNKEAIRKSLEKLVERHESLRTTFKNVNGSPVQVINKKADVDLAEVDLSHVHKKEIENKIKLVLKDEARRIFDLEKGPLFRFCLFKTGEEEYVFSMTIHHIISDAWSNAILVGEFFKLYEAFLKEKNLELPLPEIEYADYSSWERNRLQGETLEELLSYWRKQLANPLTLQLPTDYPRPKSQSYEGGFETFRVSRELSEKLKSICNKEGVTMFMLILTAFQALLCRYSGQTDIFTGTVVANRNRKEVESLVGYFMNTLVMRTNFENDPCFTEVLNKVKQMTIDAYTYQELPFDKLLEELKPERDVSRTPLFQVMFILHTTQKVELDLPGLKMEQLAVESGMSPFDLRLQLTETDQGLKGGFDYNTSLFSPSTVERIGYHLLNILESIAANPEVRISKIKLLTEKEERQILEEFNNTDAEYPEEKVIYEFFEEHALKNPDDIAASFGDKQLTYKELNEKANQIARILCEKGMGQESIIGILLERSLEMIIGIMAVVKAGGAYLPIDPHNPQDRINYILEDSNVSLLLSHKKFSDIHVGEKIEKIYLEDEALYTGDKSNLAGKADPHGLAYVIYTSGSTGKPKGTLIEHHSLVNRLNWMQKMYPLIKSDTILQKTPYTFDVSVWEMFWWAMQGAKVCFLEPGAEKDPGKIVKAIEENMITVMHFVPSMLNSFLEYLKDTGETGRVASLKQVFASGEALTAAQVSLFKNLLAKNGTKLANLYGPTEATIDVSYFDCITDNELDSIPIGKPIDNIRLYVMDSKLQLQPVGVPGELCIAGVGLARGYLNRPELTSEKFADNPLEPGKKLYRTGDLAKWREDGNIEYLGRIDFQVKIRGLRIELGEIERVLIEHPSVKDCIVTAWEKQPGNMHLVGYIVCEKDTKTEIDEIKAFLGKALPEYMVPKLFVFLDAMPLSQNGKADRKALPLPELEKKTEYVAPKNELESILANIWKEELGLENVGINDNFFEIGGHSLLLTRVHNRLNKQFQREFSLIDLFTHSTICALAKYISGENAEPAFLKNEDRLQRQKEAKLMRKQLHRRG; encoded by the coding sequence ATGTCGATACTGGAATTTCTAACTCATCTGAGGGAACTGGGCGTAAAACTTTGGCTGGAAGAAGGTGCTCTCCGTTATCAGGCTCCCAAAGGGGTAGTTTCAAAGGAGTTGCTCGGTGAACTTTCAAATAGAAAGAATGAGGTTATTTCATTTCTTAAGCAAGTAAAAATGGAGGCTCAAGCGGTCAAAGAGCCGATTAAAAGGATATCCAGAGATGAAGGGGAAGATCTACCGCTATCTTTCTCCCAACAGTCTATGTGGTTTTTTGACCAGTTTACTAAGGGGAATCCTGTGTTTAATATTTCCAATGCAGTAAAAATGAGTGGAATACCAAACAAGGAAGCCATAAGAAAGTCATTGGAAAAATTGGTAGAGCGCCATGAATCACTAAGGACTACTTTTAAAAATGTAAATGGCAGTCCTGTACAGGTAATTAATAAGAAGGCTGATGTAGATCTGGCTGAAGTAGATCTGAGCCATGTACATAAAAAAGAGATTGAAAATAAAATCAAATTGGTGTTAAAGGATGAAGCAAGGCGTATTTTCGATTTGGAGAAAGGTCCGTTATTCAGATTTTGCCTTTTTAAAACAGGTGAGGAAGAATACGTTTTTTCCATGACAATACATCACATAATATCGGACGCCTGGTCAAACGCAATCCTGGTTGGAGAGTTTTTCAAGCTTTATGAGGCATTCCTGAAAGAGAAAAACCTTGAACTTCCCTTGCCTGAAATAGAGTATGCAGACTATTCTTCATGGGAAAGAAACAGACTTCAGGGAGAAACTCTGGAAGAACTGTTAAGCTATTGGAGAAAGCAGCTGGCAAACCCTTTGACACTACAGCTTCCTACTGACTATCCAAGGCCGAAAAGTCAATCTTATGAGGGAGGTTTTGAAACATTCAGGGTTTCAAGAGAACTGAGTGAAAAGTTGAAGAGCATATGCAACAAAGAAGGCGTAACCATGTTCATGTTGATTCTGACAGCTTTTCAGGCATTACTATGCAGGTATTCCGGACAGACGGACATTTTCACAGGGACGGTTGTTGCAAACCGCAACAGGAAAGAAGTAGAAAGCCTGGTCGGGTATTTCATGAATACTCTTGTAATGCGTACAAATTTTGAAAATGATCCTTGTTTTACAGAAGTGTTGAATAAGGTGAAGCAAATGACCATTGATGCGTATACATATCAGGAGCTGCCTTTTGACAAGCTGCTTGAAGAATTGAAACCTGAACGTGATGTAAGCAGGACGCCGTTGTTCCAGGTGATGTTCATTTTACATACTACTCAAAAAGTTGAACTGGATCTTCCAGGACTCAAAATGGAGCAGTTAGCTGTAGAGAGCGGCATGTCTCCCTTTGACCTGAGGCTGCAGTTGACAGAGACGGATCAGGGCTTGAAGGGTGGATTTGATTACAATACTTCTTTGTTTAGCCCTTCAACAGTTGAAAGAATCGGATATCATCTGCTGAATATCCTTGAAAGCATCGCTGCCAACCCAGAAGTGAGAATTTCTAAAATCAAGCTGTTGACAGAGAAAGAAGAAAGGCAGATACTTGAGGAATTTAACAACACTGATGCTGAGTACCCTGAAGAAAAAGTAATATATGAGTTTTTTGAAGAACATGCTTTGAAAAATCCTGATGATATTGCTGCTTCGTTTGGAGATAAGCAGTTAACCTACAAAGAACTGAATGAAAAAGCCAATCAGATAGCCAGGATACTGTGTGAAAAAGGCATGGGACAGGAAAGCATAATAGGTATTTTGCTTGAACGTTCGCTCGAAATGATAATAGGGATAATGGCCGTTGTTAAGGCGGGAGGAGCTTATTTGCCTATAGATCCGCACAATCCGCAAGACAGGATAAACTATATCTTGGAAGACAGCAATGTTTCATTATTACTTTCTCACAAAAAATTTAGCGATATTCATGTAGGTGAGAAGATTGAAAAAATCTATTTGGAGGATGAAGCTTTATACACCGGTGACAAATCAAATCTTGCCGGAAAGGCCGACCCTCACGGTCTTGCATACGTGATCTATACGTCCGGCTCTACAGGAAAGCCGAAAGGTACATTGATAGAACATCACTCTTTAGTAAACAGGCTGAATTGGATGCAGAAAATGTATCCGTTAATAAAAAGCGATACTATACTTCAAAAAACCCCTTATACATTTGATGTATCAGTATGGGAGATGTTCTGGTGGGCTATGCAGGGAGCGAAGGTGTGTTTCCTTGAGCCTGGAGCTGAAAAGGACCCGGGGAAAATCGTAAAAGCGATTGAAGAAAACATGATAACGGTTATGCATTTTGTACCTTCTATGCTTAATTCATTCCTGGAATACTTGAAGGATACGGGGGAAACAGGCAGGGTAGCATCCTTAAAACAGGTATTTGCCAGTGGTGAGGCTCTAACTGCTGCACAGGTAAGCCTTTTTAAAAACCTTCTTGCAAAAAACGGTACAAAGCTTGCAAACCTGTATGGACCTACTGAGGCTACCATAGACGTATCCTATTTTGACTGCATTACTGACAATGAACTGGATAGTATTCCCATTGGGAAGCCTATAGATAATATCAGACTGTATGTAATGGACAGCAAGCTGCAGCTGCAGCCTGTCGGCGTACCGGGAGAACTGTGCATAGCAGGGGTTGGCCTGGCAAGGGGATATTTGAACCGGCCTGAGCTTACTTCTGAAAAATTTGCCGACAATCCGCTGGAACCCGGGAAGAAACTATATCGTACCGGCGACCTGGCAAAATGGAGGGAAGACGGTAATATAGAATATCTTGGAAGGATAGATTTCCAGGTAAAAATAAGAGGGTTAAGAATAGAACTGGGTGAGATTGAAAGAGTATTGATAGAGCATCCCTCAGTAAAGGACTGTATAGTAACTGCATGGGAAAAGCAGCCGGGGAACATGCACCTGGTAGGATATATTGTATGTGAGAAGGATACAAAAACGGAAATAGATGAAATCAAGGCCTTTTTAGGAAAGGCTCTTCCTGAATACATGGTTCCTAAATTATTCGTATTCTTGGATGCCATGCCTTTATCACAAAACGGTAAAGCTGACCGTAAAGCGCTTCCGCTGCCTGAGTTGGAAAAGAAGACTGAGTATGTTGCGCCAAAGAATGAGCTTGAAAGCATATTGGCAAATATATGGAAAGAAGAGCTCGGACTAGAAAATGTGGGGATAAACGACAATTTCTTTGAAATTGGGGGGCATTCACTTCTTTTGACCAGGGTACATAACCGCTTAAACAAGCAATTTCAAAGGGAGTTTTCTTTAATAGACCTGTTCACTCATTCGACAATATGCGCACTGGCCAAGTACATATCCGGTGAGAATGCGGAACCTGCGTTCCTCAAAAATGAGGACAGGCTTCAGAGACAAAAAGAAGCAAAACTTATGAGAAAACAACTGCACAGGAGAGGATAG
- a CDS encoding phosphopantetheine-binding protein: MSNYEESNSMGDVAIIGMTGRFPGAQNVDEFWHNLYNGVESVKFFNRDELLKMGIDEHLLDNPRFVAADAILDGMDEFDASFFDYSAREAEVMDPQHRLFLESAWEVLERAGYNSELYDGRVAVFGSANLSGYMIRNLYSNPGLVESVGTFKIMLANGQDFLSTKVSYKMNLMGPSVNVNTLCSSSLVALHYACQNLQNYSCDLALAGGVSFQVSRNEAFFYQEGGIGSSDGHCRAYDSKANGTVSGSGLVIVALKRLEDALADGDYIHAVIKGTGINNDGSNKNSYTAPNVDGQAECIAEAIAVSGIDPETITYIDGHGTGTDLGDPIEIAALTKAFRSHTKKKQFCAIGSVKTNIGHLVNAGGLASLAKAVLAMEHKVIPPSLNFEEPNHKIDFVNSPFYVNTKLSKWETNGFPRRAGVSSFGIGGTNTHVILEEAPELEPSKKSSRPWQLISLSAKTGTALEKMTSNLAEYMRKNPDINLADTAFTLHVGRRNFNHRRVVLCRDNADLAASLESMPADRVFSHFQKPKEQPVVFMFPGEGQYVNMGLELYNTESFFRKTVDSCGKILESLLNIDIRKLLYPDTSIEEAARKMDEYSVGRAAMFTIEYSLAKLMIKWGIEPQYMIGEGVGEYVAACIAEVMTLEDALKMAASRDEILPESMSTINFNTVKIPFISCVTGSWISDSDAASKDYWIRQRRALRFSEGLQEVLKDSDQILIEIGPGKRICDEVEKFRKKDADQAILSSMQAKNEGKSDSEALLKCVGLFWLAGGRVDWNKFYSNEKRHRIILPTYPFERQRYWIEPGKRSVDAQQPDVFISKKEEITDELIDSGYTEGKITLTVNLDDDDEGLKDNELRKKQLEEILELKKRLEELSKEFGNISPKVEVSSVGLKNNSKSDVYGLNSNEKLKKRPRPELETSYTAPRNEVEKAIADKWQDVLGYDTIGVYDDFFELGGHSLIAAAVATELGKRFDVQIPMRKLFETTTIAGIAELIETYRWAAESAAAADDEELEGGTL; this comes from the coding sequence ATGAGTAATTATGAAGAAAGCAATTCTATGGGTGACGTAGCTATAATAGGCATGACCGGGCGTTTCCCGGGTGCACAGAATGTCGATGAATTCTGGCATAACCTTTACAACGGGGTAGAATCTGTAAAGTTTTTCAATCGTGATGAATTATTAAAGATGGGTATAGATGAACATTTGCTGGATAACCCAAGGTTTGTAGCTGCAGATGCGATTCTCGACGGGATGGATGAGTTTGATGCATCTTTCTTTGACTACTCAGCAAGAGAAGCTGAAGTCATGGACCCCCAGCACAGACTATTTCTTGAAAGCGCATGGGAAGTACTTGAGCGCGCAGGATATAACTCCGAACTGTATGATGGAAGAGTAGCGGTATTTGGAAGTGCAAACTTAAGCGGATATATGATACGGAATCTTTATTCAAACCCAGGCCTGGTGGAAAGCGTAGGAACGTTTAAAATCATGCTTGCAAACGGACAGGATTTCTTATCCACAAAGGTATCATACAAGATGAATCTGATGGGGCCAAGCGTAAATGTTAATACATTGTGTTCATCTTCACTGGTTGCATTGCACTATGCATGCCAGAACCTTCAAAACTACAGCTGTGACCTTGCCCTTGCAGGTGGTGTCAGCTTTCAGGTTTCAAGAAACGAGGCCTTTTTCTACCAGGAAGGTGGAATCGGATCTTCAGATGGCCACTGCCGTGCTTACGACTCTAAAGCTAATGGGACAGTAAGCGGAAGCGGTCTCGTCATAGTAGCATTGAAAAGACTTGAGGATGCCTTAGCAGATGGTGATTATATACACGCTGTCATAAAAGGAACGGGAATAAATAATGACGGCTCGAATAAAAACAGTTATACAGCCCCAAATGTGGATGGGCAGGCTGAGTGTATTGCAGAAGCTATAGCTGTTTCAGGAATTGACCCTGAGACAATTACATACATTGACGGTCACGGGACGGGTACGGATCTGGGCGATCCTATAGAAATAGCAGCATTAACTAAAGCTTTCCGATCTCATACAAAAAAGAAACAGTTCTGTGCTATCGGTTCTGTTAAGACGAACATAGGGCATCTTGTAAATGCGGGAGGGCTTGCAAGTCTGGCTAAGGCCGTTCTGGCAATGGAGCACAAGGTAATACCGCCAAGCCTGAATTTTGAAGAACCTAACCACAAGATTGATTTTGTAAACAGTCCTTTTTATGTAAATACCAAACTTTCAAAGTGGGAGACAAATGGATTCCCGAGAAGGGCAGGAGTAAGCTCCTTTGGAATAGGTGGTACAAACACGCATGTAATATTGGAAGAAGCACCGGAACTGGAACCTTCTAAGAAATCAAGCAGACCATGGCAGTTGATATCATTATCGGCAAAGACTGGTACTGCACTGGAAAAGATGACAAGTAACCTTGCGGAATATATGAGAAAAAATCCTGATATAAACCTGGCTGACACAGCATTCACATTACATGTGGGCAGAAGGAATTTCAATCACCGCAGGGTAGTGCTGTGCCGTGACAATGCAGATTTGGCAGCAAGTTTAGAATCAATGCCAGCTGACCGTGTCTTTTCTCATTTCCAAAAACCAAAGGAGCAGCCTGTAGTATTTATGTTTCCCGGAGAAGGCCAGTATGTGAATATGGGCTTAGAACTGTATAATACGGAAAGCTTCTTCAGAAAGACAGTGGATTCATGCGGAAAGATACTGGAAAGCTTATTAAACATAGACATACGTAAGTTACTTTATCCCGATACTTCAATTGAAGAAGCTGCAAGAAAGATGGATGAGTACAGTGTTGGCAGGGCTGCGATGTTTACTATTGAGTATTCACTGGCTAAGCTGATGATTAAGTGGGGGATAGAGCCTCAATATATGATTGGCGAAGGTGTAGGAGAATATGTGGCGGCATGTATAGCTGAGGTCATGACGCTGGAAGATGCATTGAAGATGGCTGCTTCCAGGGATGAAATCTTGCCGGAAAGTATGTCAACTATCAATTTTAATACAGTTAAAATTCCGTTTATCTCATGTGTTACAGGTAGTTGGATTTCGGATTCGGATGCTGCAAGCAAGGACTACTGGATACGCCAGCGCAGGGCACTACGCTTTAGTGAAGGCTTGCAGGAGGTACTGAAGGATTCGGATCAGATACTTATCGAAATAGGTCCCGGAAAGAGAATATGTGATGAAGTTGAGAAATTTAGAAAAAAGGATGCAGACCAAGCCATACTTTCATCCATGCAAGCTAAAAATGAAGGCAAGTCGGATTCGGAAGCACTACTAAAATGTGTTGGTTTGTTCTGGTTGGCAGGTGGAAGGGTTGATTGGAATAAATTCTATTCAAATGAAAAGAGGCACCGTATTATATTGCCGACATATCCTTTTGAAAGACAACGCTACTGGATAGAACCCGGAAAGCGTAGTGTCGATGCCCAACAGCCTGATGTATTCATTTCAAAGAAGGAAGAAATAACAGATGAATTGATCGATTCGGGATATACAGAAGGGAAAATCACTTTGACTGTAAATCTTGATGATGATGATGAAGGCTTAAAAGATAATGAGCTGCGTAAAAAACAGCTTGAAGAGATATTAGAGTTAAAGAAACGTCTGGAGGAACTGAGCAAGGAATTCGGCAATATTTCGCCAAAGGTCGAAGTATCTTCGGTAGGTCTGAAAAATAACAGCAAATCGGATGTGTATGGTTTAAACAGTAATGAAAAACTGAAGAAAAGACCTCGTCCTGAATTAGAAACCTCTTATACAGCACCGAGGAATGAAGTTGAAAAGGCAATAGCTGATAAGTGGCAGGATGTTTTGGGATACGACACTATAGGTGTATATGACGACTTTTTTGAACTGGGTGGACACTCTTTGATTGCAGCGGCAGTAGCTACAGAACTTGGTAAGAGGTTTGATGTCCAGATACCTATGAGAAAACTTTTTGAAACCACTACCATTGCAGGGATAGCCGAGTTGATAGAGACTTACAGATGGGCTGCTGAAAGTGCAGCGGCTGCTGATGATGAAGAGCTTGAGGGAGGTACATTATAG